From Streptomyces chrestomyceticus JCM 4735, one genomic window encodes:
- the eno gene encoding phosphopyruvate hydratase produces MSAKAAGRVNAAIETVAARRIIDSRGNPTVEVDVVLTDGSLGRAAVPSGASTGAREAVELRDGDSARWHGKGVDRAVAHVNGEIAASVRGRDAADQAGLDAALVALDGTATKSRLGANAILGVSLATAKAAAAAHRQPLYRYLGGADARLLPLPMMNIVNGGAHADNPLDFQEFMIAPMGADTFAEAVRMGSEIFHTLRRDLLAAGHSTGVGDEGGFAPALRTAEEALDFVMAAVERTGYRPGTDIGLIMDPASSEFFRDGVYDYAGEGVRRTPSEQVDYLAKLIDAYPVVSIEDPMAENDLDGWRELTARVGDRCQLTGDDVFCTNETLLREGIRTGAGNSILVKVNQIGTLTEALSAVTTAHQAGWTAVMSHRSGETEDTTIADLAVATGCGQIKTGSLSRSDRTAKYNQLVRIEEALGDSARFAGRSALRRA; encoded by the coding sequence ATGTCCGCGAAAGCAGCCGGACGCGTCAACGCCGCCATCGAGACGGTCGCCGCGCGCCGGATCATCGACAGCCGGGGCAACCCCACGGTCGAGGTCGACGTCGTGCTGACGGACGGGTCTCTGGGGCGCGCGGCCGTCCCCTCCGGCGCCTCCACCGGTGCCCGGGAGGCCGTGGAACTGCGCGACGGGGACTCCGCGCGCTGGCACGGCAAGGGCGTCGACCGCGCGGTGGCCCACGTCAACGGGGAGATCGCGGCATCCGTACGCGGCCGGGACGCGGCGGACCAGGCGGGTCTCGACGCCGCGCTGGTCGCCCTCGACGGCACGGCCACGAAGTCCCGGCTCGGCGCCAACGCGATACTCGGCGTCTCCCTGGCCACCGCCAAGGCCGCGGCGGCGGCCCACCGCCAGCCCCTCTACCGGTACCTCGGCGGCGCCGACGCCCGCCTCCTGCCGCTGCCGATGATGAACATCGTCAACGGCGGTGCCCACGCCGACAACCCGCTGGACTTCCAGGAGTTCATGATCGCTCCGATGGGCGCGGACACCTTCGCCGAAGCCGTCCGCATGGGCAGCGAGATCTTCCACACCCTGCGCCGCGATCTGCTGGCCGCCGGGCACTCCACGGGCGTCGGCGACGAGGGCGGCTTCGCGCCCGCGCTGCGTACCGCCGAGGAGGCGCTCGACTTCGTAATGGCCGCCGTCGAGCGCACCGGCTACCGGCCCGGCACGGACATCGGCCTGATCATGGACCCGGCGTCGTCGGAGTTCTTCCGCGACGGGGTGTACGACTACGCGGGTGAAGGGGTGCGCCGTACCCCCTCCGAGCAGGTCGACTACCTGGCCAAGCTCATCGACGCCTACCCGGTCGTCTCCATCGAGGACCCGATGGCGGAGAACGACCTGGACGGCTGGCGAGAGCTGACCGCCCGCGTCGGCGACCGCTGTCAGCTCACCGGCGACGACGTGTTCTGCACCAACGAGACGCTGCTGCGCGAGGGCATCCGCACCGGTGCCGGCAACTCGATCCTGGTCAAGGTCAACCAGATCGGCACCCTGACCGAGGCGCTGTCCGCGGTGACCACGGCCCACCAGGCGGGCTGGACGGCTGTCATGTCGCACCGCTCGGGCGAGACGGAGGACACCACCATCGCGGACCTGGCGGTGGCGACCGGCTGCGGTCAGATCAAGACCGGCTCGCTCTCGCGCTCCGACCGTACGGCGAAGTACAACCAACTGGTCCGCATCGAGGAGGCGTTGGGCGACTCGGCGCGCTTCGCGGGCCGCTCCGCGCTGCGTCGGGCGTGA
- a CDS encoding MarR family winged helix-turn-helix transcriptional regulator has product MPTPEAAAVAAELRTAMSKLTRRVKHEDRIPLGQIAVLGTLDREGAMTTSDLAADQRVRPQSMARAVGLLMEQNLITRRAHPTDGRKSLVELSDEGRAALEAERGRRAGWLAQAIEAELTDEERALLARSAALLERLAAR; this is encoded by the coding sequence ATGCCCACCCCGGAAGCCGCCGCCGTCGCCGCCGAACTGCGTACCGCGATGAGCAAGCTCACCCGACGCGTCAAACACGAGGACCGCATCCCCCTCGGGCAGATCGCCGTGCTCGGCACCCTCGACCGCGAGGGCGCCATGACCACCAGCGATCTCGCCGCCGATCAGCGCGTCCGCCCTCAGTCGATGGCCCGGGCGGTCGGGCTGCTCATGGAACAGAACCTGATCACGCGCCGGGCGCACCCCACGGACGGCCGCAAGTCACTGGTCGAACTGTCGGACGAGGGCCGGGCCGCACTCGAAGCGGAACGCGGCCGCAGGGCAGGCTGGCTCGCGCAGGCCATCGAGGCCGAACTCACGGATGAGGAGCGGGCGTTGCTGGCACGCAGCGCCGCGCTGCTGGAGCGGCTCGCCGCACGCTAG
- a CDS encoding helix-turn-helix domain-containing protein yields MQQVSRPTRSCDVVEGCPDPRLRPGVLGYRGFAISLDRPRERLEIPAGVVTLVLGFGSTLHIRDATRRPRCTGTGRPEMFTSLLAGLSTRARVGMHDGELSGVEVLLEPWAAYSLFGVAMHELVDTLLPPDAVLGPQVDDLIAALVASPDWPERFALLDSVLACRAALGPASSPRLVWAWRELRRTGGMVPIHALAEQSGWCWRQLDSRFRQQIGLTPKQAARVLRLRRALGLLAQGRRPARTAAMCGFSDQAHLSREIKTMTGRTPREFLAARCASAARPMSGDRISGEVTSLVLRS; encoded by the coding sequence ATGCAGCAGGTAAGTCGTCCGACGCGGTCCTGCGACGTGGTCGAGGGCTGTCCGGACCCCCGATTACGCCCGGGAGTACTGGGCTATCGGGGGTTCGCCATCTCACTGGACCGGCCCCGCGAGCGACTGGAGATCCCGGCCGGTGTGGTCACTCTCGTACTCGGCTTCGGCAGCACCCTGCACATTCGGGACGCCACCCGCAGGCCGAGGTGCACCGGTACGGGCAGGCCGGAAATGTTCACCTCGCTGCTCGCCGGGCTGTCGACCCGGGCGCGCGTCGGTATGCACGACGGCGAGCTGTCCGGGGTGGAGGTGCTGCTCGAACCCTGGGCCGCGTACTCCCTCTTCGGCGTCGCCATGCACGAACTGGTCGACACCCTTCTCCCGCCGGACGCGGTACTCGGCCCGCAGGTCGACGACCTGATCGCGGCCCTCGTCGCCTCGCCGGACTGGCCCGAGCGTTTCGCCCTGCTCGACTCGGTCCTGGCCTGCCGAGCCGCCCTCGGGCCGGCGAGTTCGCCCCGGCTGGTGTGGGCCTGGCGCGAGCTGCGGCGTACCGGCGGCATGGTGCCCATCCACGCGCTGGCCGAGCAGAGCGGCTGGTGCTGGCGCCAGTTGGACAGCCGTTTCCGGCAACAGATCGGCCTGACGCCGAAGCAGGCGGCCCGCGTCCTGCGGCTGCGGCGGGCCCTGGGGCTCCTCGCCCAGGGCCGGCGGCCGGCCCGCACCGCCGCGATGTGCGGTTTCAGCGACCAGGCCCACCTGAGCCGGGAGATCAAGACGATGACCGGCCGCACACCGCGCGAATTCCTCGCCGCGCGGTGTGCCTCGGCCGCCCGCCCGATGTCCGGTGACCGGATTTCCGGGGAGGTCACCTCCCTCGTCCTCAGAAGCTGA
- a CDS encoding MauE/DoxX family redox-associated membrane protein, whose product MLYVAIGMRCLLGIVFLVSSLSKTAGRGRFSAFAASVRAMDVVPAGHVRTVAAAVVAAEYAAWMLLVPAPAPGFALAGGLLVAFTAAIAGALRRGVYAPCQCFGTSARPLGRGHVLRNALLALGAAVGATAELLPAAAGSPQPAGVAAAVLVGMCAAGVLVLLDDLLELFRPLRTGRPREPRRAARLPVR is encoded by the coding sequence GTGCTGTACGTGGCCATAGGCATGCGCTGCCTGCTCGGCATCGTGTTCCTGGTCTCGTCCCTGAGCAAGACCGCGGGACGGGGCCGCTTCTCCGCCTTCGCCGCTTCCGTACGCGCCATGGACGTCGTCCCCGCGGGCCACGTACGTACGGTGGCCGCAGCCGTGGTCGCGGCCGAGTACGCCGCCTGGATGCTCCTCGTGCCGGCCCCTGCTCCCGGATTCGCGCTGGCGGGCGGACTGCTCGTCGCGTTCACCGCGGCCATCGCCGGGGCGCTGCGCCGTGGTGTGTACGCGCCCTGCCAGTGCTTCGGTACGTCTGCCCGACCGCTCGGGCGTGGGCACGTACTGCGGAACGCGCTGCTGGCACTCGGAGCGGCGGTGGGCGCGACGGCCGAGCTGCTGCCCGCCGCCGCTGGCTCTCCCCAGCCGGCCGGGGTGGCGGCAGCGGTACTCGTGGGGATGTGCGCGGCCGGTGTCCTCGTCCTGCTCGACGACCTCCTCGAACTCTTCCGGCCGCTCCGAACCGGCCGCCCCCGCGAACCGCGTCGCGCCGCCCGGCTACCCGTGCGGTGA
- a CDS encoding ATP-binding cassette domain-containing protein codes for MSTEEPADTAPPAPSAPPAPSAPPAPSAPPESREPGERLRTTSLPRRITAAASLAARAAPGAFAAHALLTLVTGAAPVGTAWLMKLVVDNLVQRGPLSTLLGLASGLAAVGVATAMLPQFVQYLRGELDRRVGLLTQDRLFTATGSFIGLGRFEDPRFLDRLRLAQPSVGMNPNDVVGGVLSVVRAALTLTGFLGSLFLLGPVMAVLLLLSGLLVLAAEISLSRRRARMIWEVGPVERREFFYNDLLSSVEAAKEIRLFGSGGFLRARMLTERRTANAAKRAMDRRDITVQAGLATLAAAVSGAGLVWAVVAAQRGALSIGDVTVFVAAVGGTQGALATIAGELARSHQALELFDHYLAVTTARPDLPVAAEPRPLPALRRGITLQDVWFRYSPGHPWVLQGVTLHIPHGKALALVGLNGAGKSTLVKLLCRFYDPTRGAILWDGVDIREADAAELRRRIGAVFQDYMHYDMTAAENIALGDLTALDDTPRLRAAAVRAGIHAAISKLPRGTTRCCRGRSS; via the coding sequence ATGAGTACGGAAGAACCGGCCGACACGGCACCCCCGGCACCGTCCGCACCCCCGGCACCGTCCGCACCCCCGGCACCGTCGGCGCCGCCGGAGTCGCGGGAGCCCGGCGAGCGGCTGCGGACCACCAGCCTGCCGCGCCGGATCACCGCCGCCGCCTCGCTCGCCGCGCGGGCCGCCCCCGGCGCCTTCGCGGCCCACGCGCTGCTGACGCTCGTCACAGGCGCGGCGCCGGTGGGCACGGCATGGCTGATGAAACTCGTCGTCGACAACCTCGTCCAGCGCGGCCCGCTGAGCACCCTGCTCGGCCTCGCGTCAGGGCTGGCCGCAGTCGGCGTCGCTACGGCGATGCTCCCCCAGTTCGTCCAGTACCTACGAGGTGAACTGGACCGCAGAGTCGGCTTGTTGACGCAGGACAGGCTGTTCACCGCGACCGGATCCTTCATCGGGCTGGGCCGCTTCGAGGACCCGCGTTTCCTCGACCGCCTGCGGCTCGCCCAGCCATCCGTCGGCATGAACCCGAACGATGTCGTGGGCGGGGTACTGAGCGTGGTGCGCGCCGCCCTCACCTTGACCGGCTTCCTGGGATCGCTCTTCCTGCTGGGCCCGGTCATGGCCGTACTGCTCCTGCTCTCCGGCCTTTTGGTGCTGGCCGCCGAGATCTCGCTGTCGCGGCGGCGGGCGCGCATGATCTGGGAGGTCGGGCCGGTCGAACGGCGCGAGTTCTTCTACAACGACCTGCTGTCCAGTGTGGAAGCGGCGAAGGAGATACGGCTCTTCGGCAGCGGCGGGTTCCTGCGCGCACGGATGCTGACCGAGCGGCGTACCGCCAACGCGGCCAAGCGGGCGATGGACCGCCGCGACATCACCGTCCAGGCCGGACTGGCGACGCTGGCCGCGGCCGTGTCCGGTGCGGGGCTGGTGTGGGCGGTCGTCGCGGCCCAGCGCGGGGCGCTGTCGATCGGTGACGTCACCGTTTTCGTGGCAGCAGTCGGCGGTACACAGGGCGCGCTGGCGACGATCGCGGGCGAACTGGCCCGCTCCCATCAGGCACTGGAACTCTTCGACCACTACCTCGCCGTCACCACCGCCCGCCCCGACCTGCCCGTCGCCGCCGAACCGCGCCCTCTGCCGGCACTGCGCCGCGGCATCACCCTGCAGGACGTATGGTTCCGCTACTCCCCCGGCCACCCCTGGGTGCTCCAAGGCGTCACCCTGCACATTCCGCACGGAAAGGCGCTGGCACTGGTGGGCCTCAACGGCGCCGGGAAGTCCACGCTGGTGAAGCTGCTGTGCCGGTTCTACGATCCGACGCGCGGCGCGATCCTGTGGGACGGGGTGGACATCCGCGAGGCCGACGCGGCGGAACTGCGGCGACGGATCGGTGCGGTCTTCCAGGACTACATGCACTACGACATGACGGCCGCCGAGAACATCGCCCTCGGCGACCTCACGGCACTCGACGACACACCGCGCCTGCGAGCGGCCGCCGTACGGGCGGGGATTCACGCCGCGATCAGCAAGCTGCCTCGGGGTACGACACGTTGTTGTCGCGGACGTTCTTCA